In one window of Camelina sativa cultivar DH55 chromosome 15, Cs, whole genome shotgun sequence DNA:
- the LOC104745950 gene encoding mediator of RNA polymerase II transcription subunit 31-like, whose translation MTSTLALSRNNLPKKTYKDPDGGRQRFLLELEFIQCLANPTYIHYLAQNRYFEDEAFIEYLNYHQYWQRPEYIKFIK comes from the exons ATGACATCAACTCTTGCTCTCTCTCGGAACAACCT GCCAAAGAAAACTTACAAGGATCCCGACGGTGGAAGGCAACGGTTCTTACTGGAACTTGAATTCATTCAATGTCTTGCCAATCCTACTTACATCCACT ACCTGGCACAGAATCGGTATTTTGAAGATGAAGCATTTATTGAATACTTGAACTATCATCAATATTGGCAGCGACCAGAGTACATCAAGTTCATAAAGTGA
- the LOC104745953 gene encoding aquaporin TIP2-1, producing MAGVAFGSFGDSFSLASLRAYLAEFISTLLFVFAGVGSAIAYAKLTSDAALDTPGLVAIAVCHGFALFVAVAIGANISGGHVNPAVTFGLAVGGQITVITGVFYWIAQLLGSTAACFLLKFVTGGLAVPTHSVGAGLGALEGVVMEIIITFALVYTVYATAADPKKGSLGTIAPLAIGLIVGANILAAGPFSGGSMNPARSFGPAVAAGDFSGHWVYWVGPLIGGGLAGLIYGNVFMSSSEHVPLDSADF from the exons ATGGCTGGAGTTGCCTTTGGTTCTTTTGGTGATTCCTTCAGCTTGGCTTCTCTAAGAGCTTACCTCGCTGAGTTCATCTCCACTTTGCTCTTTGTTTTCGCTGGTGTTGGTTCTGCCATTGCCTACG cgaAGCTGACGTCCGACGCTGCTCTTGATACGCCGGGACTAGTGGCCATCGCGGTTTGCCATGGTTTTGCTCTCTTCGTGGCGGTTGCAATCGGAGCCAACATCTCTGGTGGCCACGTTAACCCAGCCGTCACTTTTGGTCTAGCCGTCGGTGGTCAAATCACAGTCATCACCGGAGTTTTCTACTGGATCGCTCAGCTTCTCGGCTCCACCGCCGCTTGCTTCCTCCTCAAATTCGTCACCGGCGGTTTG GCGGTTCCAACCCACAGCGTTGGAGCTGGACTAGGAGCATTAGAAGGAGTAGTGATGGAGATCATCATCACCTTTGCTTTGGTCTACACCGTGTACGCCACTGCCGCTGATCCCAAGAAGGGTTCTCTCGGAACCATTGCTCCACTCGCCATTGGCCTTATCGTTGGTGCTAACATCCTCGCCGCCGGTCCATTCTCCGGTGGATCCATGAACCCAGCACGTTCCTTTGGACCAGCTGTTGCTGCCGGAGACTTCTCTGGTCACTGGGTTTACTGGGTGGGACCACTCATCGGTGGTGGACTTGCCGGACTTATCTACGGAAATGTTTTCATGAGCTCTTCCGAGCATGTTCCTCTTGACTCTGCTGATTTCTAA
- the LOC104745952 gene encoding uncharacterized protein LOC104745952 isoform X1 has protein sequence MLTCRTLLRIDRVFGFTSRCFRSKSESFSILSYRVSEKSVMDEFKKQKKMVNLVWRPISTQSSSVIAEAGNDVREAAQCSKSSDVSEEVIEGGRSETASVVSAGKHSVSLEVGASLIKFIRGKEGTTQMKLEEEMGVKIILPSSRNEDHIIIEGGSVDCVTKASERIETIIDEVVRSPSLDYSHFVSLPLAIHPELVEKLVNFQNSILGNNSIAGDEQDDQADRSTTSVAVDLKANSETNQVNVDIKSIPIVSYPPKAKAKSSTLLDLGIEKSIFIKPTTFHLTVLMLKLWNKDRVNAARDILKSISPSVMDALDNRPIFIRLKGLDCMRGPLAKARVIYVPVEEIGDEGRLLRACQVITDAFVKAGLVLEKDAKQSLKLHATVMNARHRKRRKDNRKRMETFDAREIHKQFGNEDWGEYLIREAHLSQRFVFDQNGYYRCCASIPFPGEHRA, from the exons ATGTTAACTTGCAGGACTCTGCTTAG GATTGATCGTGTATTCGGGTTTACGAGTAGATGTTTTCGATCGAAGTCG GAATCTTTTAGTATCTTGAGCTATAGGGTAAGTGAGAAGAGTGTCATGGATGAAttcaagaagcagaagaagatggtAAATTTAGTGTGGAGACCTATCTCCACTCAATCCTCTTCAGTTATTGCAG AAGCTGGAAATGATGTCCGAGAAGCAGCTCAGTGTAGCAAATCAAGTGATGTTTCTGAAGAAGTTATTGAAGGAGGAAGGAGTGAGACAGCCTCAGTTGTATCCGCTGGAAAGCATTCAGTTTCTCTTGAG GTTGGGGCTTCTTTGATTAAGTTCATTAGAGGGAAAGA AGGAACTACGCAGATGAAACTTGAAGAGGAAATGGGAGTGAAGATCATTCTTCCATCATCAAGGAATGAAGACCACATCA TCATTGAAGGTGGTTCAGTGGACTGTGTGACTAAAGCTTCAGAAAGAATAGAGACCATTATCGATGAG GTTGTACGGAGTCCGAGTCTTGATTACTCACACTTTGTATCACTTCCATTAGCCATACACCCTGAGTTAGTTGAAAAGCTAGTGAACTTTCAGAACTCTATACTCGGAAACAATAGCATAGCTGGTGATGAACAAGATGACCAAGCTGATAGATCAACCACAAGTGTGGCGGTTGATCTAAAAGCTAATAGTGAAACAAACCAGGTCAATGTGGATATCAAGAGCATACCAATTGTCAGTTACCCGCCTAAGGCCAAAGCAAAGTCATCTACTTTATTGG ACTTGGGGATTGAGAAGTCCATTTTTATTAAGCCGACTACTTTTCACTTGACTGTGCTTATGCTCAAGTTATGGAACAAAGATCGTGTCAATGCAGCGCGTGATATTCTAAag AGTATATCTCCTAGCGTGATGGACGCTTTGGATAACAGACCAATATTCATAAGACTTAAAGGATTG GACTGTATGAGAGGACCATTGGCCAAGGCTCGTGTGATTTATGTTCCCGTTGAAGAAATTGGCGATGAAGGCCGGCTTTTACGTGCCTGTC AAGTTATTACTGATGCATTTGTGAAAGCTGGGCTTGTTCTCGAGAAAGATGCTAAGCAGAGCTTGAAG CTGCACGCGACCGTGATGAATGCGAGGCACAGGAAAAGGAG AAAGGACAATAGGAAGAGGATGGAGACGTTTGATGCAAGAGAGATACACAAACAGTTTGGAAATGAAGATTGGGGAGAATATCTGATCCGAGAAGCTCATCTCTCACAGCGATTTGTGTTCGACCAGAACGGTTATTACCGTTGCTGTGCGTCAATACCATTTCCAGGAGAGCACAGAGCCTGA
- the LOC104745952 gene encoding uncharacterized protein LOC104745952 isoform X2 — protein sequence MDEFKKQKKMVNLVWRPISTQSSSVIAEAGNDVREAAQCSKSSDVSEEVIEGGRSETASVVSAGKHSVSLEVGASLIKFIRGKEGTTQMKLEEEMGVKIILPSSRNEDHIIIEGGSVDCVTKASERIETIIDEVVRSPSLDYSHFVSLPLAIHPELVEKLVNFQNSILGNNSIAGDEQDDQADRSTTSVAVDLKANSETNQVNVDIKSIPIVSYPPKAKAKSSTLLDLGIEKSIFIKPTTFHLTVLMLKLWNKDRVNAARDILKSISPSVMDALDNRPIFIRLKGLDCMRGPLAKARVIYVPVEEIGDEGRLLRACQVITDAFVKAGLVLEKDAKQSLKLHATVMNARHRKRRKDNRKRMETFDAREIHKQFGNEDWGEYLIREAHLSQRFVFDQNGYYRCCASIPFPGEHRA from the exons ATGGATGAAttcaagaagcagaagaagatggtAAATTTAGTGTGGAGACCTATCTCCACTCAATCCTCTTCAGTTATTGCAG AAGCTGGAAATGATGTCCGAGAAGCAGCTCAGTGTAGCAAATCAAGTGATGTTTCTGAAGAAGTTATTGAAGGAGGAAGGAGTGAGACAGCCTCAGTTGTATCCGCTGGAAAGCATTCAGTTTCTCTTGAG GTTGGGGCTTCTTTGATTAAGTTCATTAGAGGGAAAGA AGGAACTACGCAGATGAAACTTGAAGAGGAAATGGGAGTGAAGATCATTCTTCCATCATCAAGGAATGAAGACCACATCA TCATTGAAGGTGGTTCAGTGGACTGTGTGACTAAAGCTTCAGAAAGAATAGAGACCATTATCGATGAG GTTGTACGGAGTCCGAGTCTTGATTACTCACACTTTGTATCACTTCCATTAGCCATACACCCTGAGTTAGTTGAAAAGCTAGTGAACTTTCAGAACTCTATACTCGGAAACAATAGCATAGCTGGTGATGAACAAGATGACCAAGCTGATAGATCAACCACAAGTGTGGCGGTTGATCTAAAAGCTAATAGTGAAACAAACCAGGTCAATGTGGATATCAAGAGCATACCAATTGTCAGTTACCCGCCTAAGGCCAAAGCAAAGTCATCTACTTTATTGG ACTTGGGGATTGAGAAGTCCATTTTTATTAAGCCGACTACTTTTCACTTGACTGTGCTTATGCTCAAGTTATGGAACAAAGATCGTGTCAATGCAGCGCGTGATATTCTAAag AGTATATCTCCTAGCGTGATGGACGCTTTGGATAACAGACCAATATTCATAAGACTTAAAGGATTG GACTGTATGAGAGGACCATTGGCCAAGGCTCGTGTGATTTATGTTCCCGTTGAAGAAATTGGCGATGAAGGCCGGCTTTTACGTGCCTGTC AAGTTATTACTGATGCATTTGTGAAAGCTGGGCTTGTTCTCGAGAAAGATGCTAAGCAGAGCTTGAAG CTGCACGCGACCGTGATGAATGCGAGGCACAGGAAAAGGAG AAAGGACAATAGGAAGAGGATGGAGACGTTTGATGCAAGAGAGATACACAAACAGTTTGGAAATGAAGATTGGGGAGAATATCTGATCCGAGAAGCTCATCTCTCACAGCGATTTGTGTTCGACCAGAACGGTTATTACCGTTGCTGTGCGTCAATACCATTTCCAGGAGAGCACAGAGCCTGA
- the LOC104745951 gene encoding uncharacterized protein LOC104745951: MGNLFQNREGSSTSHLTAPLAFKGNQKQIGQGREREVFTHFVSLPLATYPELKKKLEAFQNSILGNNNDTKILPLKFQNTLAQMGIEKSIFVSPKTFHLTVVMLKLENNESVVKAQNILKSISPNVRQALKNRPVFTRLRGLECMNGSLDKTRVLYAPVEEVGHEGRLLSACRILINISKSLFLLDQTHDFKISMQEL; the protein is encoded by the exons ATGGGGAATTTATTTCAGAATCGTGAGGGATCTTCCACTTCTCATCTCACAGCTCCTCTGGCTTTCAAAGGCAATCAGAAACAG ATTGGACAGGGTCGTGAGAGAGAAGTGTTTACACACTTTGTGTCACTTCCGTTAGCTACATATCCTGAGTTGAAGAAAAAACTTGAGGCTTTTCAGAATTCTATATTGGGTAACAACAATGATACTAAGATTCTTCCACTCAAGTTTCAAAATACTTTAGCTC AGATGGGAATCGAAAAATCGATTTTTGTTTCGCCCAAAACTTTCCATTTGACTGTGGTAATGTTAAAGTTAGAGAACAATGAATCTGTGGTCAAAGCTCAGAATATTCTTAAG AGTATTTCTCCTAATGTGAGGCAGGCTTTGAAGAACCGACCTGTCTTCACTAGACTCAGGGGATTG GAATGTATGAATGGATCTTTAGACAAAACCCGCGTTCTCTATGCTCCTGTTGAAGAAGTTGGGCATGAGGGTCGCCTGCTAAGCGCTTGTCGTATCCTAATTAATATCTCTAAGAGCTTATTTTTACTTGACCAAACACATGACTTCAAAATTTCTATGCAAGAGCTTTAA